In the genome of Colletes latitarsis isolate SP2378_abdomen chromosome 9, iyColLati1, whole genome shotgun sequence, one region contains:
- the Mv gene encoding lysosomal-trafficking regulator mauve isoform X3 codes for MSSASANKLQILWDRFIHAEPQSYEKSSWLDLFLAELLSQAKEGRDLKDVLSFCSLGGGGVSTLIACELLSDVHELCAKRIDGDELVGLRKYLTQDRGWRCLAVLQLLGVRGLSCGRELVALLVALYPVALQEENTKADFAPSKESTRLSTLASTPNPYVRLYRNDDTVDTIYIVLHAKRKATKSARSGGHYDGNASTRRRASRRHSIDTKVPVHHKQRSFGMFETRRNTPETASSESELLTDAVDQARSLTLKIRLNPMDFEYFTSVVRSDEEQKWQAALYELPARPAKKTPTDYTDERIKDVLDARISNFEASLLIIQLLQGLREYDTPAEQTPAVQVLKFALDALWSLQFDGVGLAGTECATLKAAAARLMLTALERVVRANEPTTAVIHNGLLPMTLRLLEDACSKPVNVFSPEEGSLLQEFIFGTIYGIVTFLYCLLHQQGAAVEKLSDFLELFQLFTESQDGKLAERTFLAIIELPSIDPARSIVRARKVIDMIGALMSGLKSVRRDISHAARCNRTKHKSCVDKVQAHHHSDVFGAVYAGQSQPGVVTKQACCVSSLFMTLANLLRESCKFASEIRVRLIKVCTAAGTCCCFPAEVLMSSVVVLLKMHDPATYAPAVMLLERTFFKELGAYSESDLCDTCDRPATYSWDFLESYADLLTPEEPKLCYVVMAHLLKIGPSSRFHVRRELLLKVFYPTFFKAKTYYANDTGSAIAKFLVQSCLAAMTCLIANAHIYDAFAEINGLKETLALLSNATFTRSVYALLEVSVVIEIWKTNSTKFDSQGADRPALKSLFDSLEKETTKLLRAIDGIANNFGEDRERTTNDNLQERSETADSNSSKNFYLPEVFDNCESVVTSLETDSDIDANKKMNLHQASAAWRAAAGVALSSPTFRSELSSHSVSNISLQLFKTLAVYISTDSILGTNKSAHRLFEALLTCCLTSPLCDCDIIMELGRALMDVGIKLGRGLAVIVEALLKVSMLKPAQEETIPQYTRPRLPTMTLDTMPDCAADDSSTGEYVTADDGYEADVEVPGKSPRSNIVKRSNSLGPVVEPRGHANAHPALCSLAIDLLIHFSEQGLDADRGSIVTTGLRKVAVTCRESASTCAALAGSGVITKILNGFGDIFASRDAQYRDFRHAVLEMFTLLATQSISPSELVMYLSLFKIDAPPLLSLLEPLYHLVLAARPQPNFIMSFPVLPGPPKVLPKTRTEEFKNLEKAENLVNNFRKRHLATGICSPWSVHATCLPVGSELSWPVWLHGSSVSMWLRVERGSSVISKGTVLGTSPLLDSDNDSLSDWCILSDNWSREVVAGSTSPPTPSSIIHLMSIGLESLVLETWLDLRSDKLILRLTRPDDKTNRTVSETSITDMLPSGRWHHLALNFKDTVLKKRSAVVEVVLWVDGWKEITAILPFNGLLVRKPGTTCVLLGQVGSSSSIGAWYLGNLMVFRCPVFTKERALYLASLGPNYTNLAECILNTDKPDFAPLIASGALEGIREVRFEGGKFDTNRRKSYGGTYLRHAVETKVSDAKIDWDAVMDATNSHLSELQNNLLLSYEAQNPNIVHLYPQAIANPAAVVRNMFPGQPGFRVVSAPEHRVTQQPPMSVAPILSVRLDYQQYRGLIPAATLIGGVPIFLYLFARVVELNSTEEEQALALSIVLHLIRSDSELLNQYRSEGGTALILRVLESSRCHAGRHILKAILDAACDSSILIKDIGSGNHLVSQNCEAVITDPELIKGALTAWRTWAKYDTLNLLLQALLLLLRDQHSQREFNAAQLNRAEIVDTILTLCKEHFMYEELGAVLDSSTGTAVVELIRALMGAPPEFAHLVAITDYLVLVHQASETYITHSRHNIYFLLPSLGEKKVKINSMATISSSEESVGTLENSKLSKGLTNMQIQRNKMSKRKERRNSPIQDTSAGEDSGIAASDGSNPHSNEKQCTWMDERRACQGLVCEGLLLLLRDAVRVLPDSQVGLVLKHVLRAELLLVLANNPDARVRTALIKVVQTYLQRASDEEVNKFIKQKYFMHLANQIALYPGSEPLVVALENLALRGPTLAAMPPLMAMIAKAAATEPNVAMPIVSFITDIIAKNPNALRMLLEQGLIESLVQALVGGAHKGGSTSLYRDIHVLLVAIATKLLESLGNHQMQAILDMHLILNHVELKEKSDCTKNRACVSVVRNAQVALFDGELDVLAAKVSNQSGFRLRSTASYLASTYHITSVFITSSDQSDHGSRSSSFTSLHAPTVATLREPGKGELLERFRIILTRAVDFITAADEPPSGNELQLTKRLFSILLHGLCNPLEKKNHWSSGWLTRHALRKYTAKIMMWLLGPHQSNSTRIFAIRSLMEEPKADKILSSILEVHPQVEQKFTVFFWDLLQKRVEMPSADARLCAELREALNVWDLAKGIDQARSIGIWNEELALLKRELMRDRDIWIDNNLPAIQRIGNRFDVLSKQLTESAMTITQTVVEEQNQERKVLMERLKHSRAMEAQAIAKWRDLARRLTHERAPWHFPKSYPRSWELDPTEGPARVRIRLQRCHLNIDKRFFMADCQNKLDAAEIEGPLSYLFMTNRQDTNATALIERLHTSERIRKMSQAKVVTPRAELAGEVLIGETCLYFVPDNPDVPLHTDIALGGLDLAMVGGTAWRLDDIRELHKRRYQLQERAIEIFLITGRTYLLAFNSSKERDEFVTELSACNLPRRVPGDDLSEAIMLWRSGALTNWEYITCLNKLAGRSYNDLMQYPVFPFVLADYTSEKIDLNNPQIYRNFKRPMAVQDKKNEQHYINNYNYLKQALSEGLNLIALNQEPFHYGSHYSNSGTVLHFLVRLPPFTSMFLCYQDDNFDIPDRTFHALATTWRLTSCDSTTDVKELIPEFFYLPEFLLNSEGFNFGVRQNGNRVGDVELPKWCGGDARLFILAHRAALEADLVREDLPYWIDLVFGFRQTGRPAVEAINVFHPATYYGFNVEQIADPLERQAWETMVRTYGQTPAQLFRAAHPLQIQNFGNMSHSSLPQVIEGVDGIKWGNYVGAPGNEPVLCWKHKHRAPLTCLIPLITGDVFGLPNYTTLLLGYTKEKGASMLSGTSVLGAALVSWGGTDGIARLKCKKEQPPKPLIKSSGLDPITILGSSPDCGQLWAGHLSGRITVYAYTVVTSKIDFNSVPACVLLAHRSRITIISLSRAFSIAVTGDSSGNIVIWDLNSLTYVRSISCDQNYPIRLLAISETLGDIAVTYDTSKTIENTSSSSQSELKVFTINARAVGSVLSKRRITALCYGNAPEGISVNVIATGLDNGVIRLWSSWDLRLVREIVNSTKGCGAVIAIAWAVDQHHLYAVTEDFTVLIWEGSKRLSNGTPKFVNLTSL; via the exons ATGTCTTCGGCTTCGGCTAACAAACTGCAGATATTGTGGGATCGTTTCATTCATGCGGAGCCGCAGAGTTACGAG AAATCATCCTGGTTGGACCTATTCCTCGCCGAGCTTCTTTCTCAAGCAAAAGAAGGTCGAGACCTAAAAGATGTTCTATCGTTTTG TTCGCTCGGTGGCGGTGGAGTATCTACTCTTATAGCCTGCGAGTTGCTTTCGGACGTTCACGAACTTTGCGCGAAGAGGATCGACGGGGACGAGCTGGTCGGATTGAGGAAGTACTTGACCCAAGATCGCGGCTGGCGTTGTCTGGCGGTTTTGCAGCTGCTCGGTGTACGCGGCCTTTCTTGCGGGCGCGAACTGGTGGCTCTGCTGGTGGCCCTTTATCCGGTCGCCCTCCAGGAAGAGAACACCAAGGCCGATTTCGCGCCTTCGAAGGAATCTACGCGTTTATCTACGCTCGCTTCTACGCCTAATCCCTATGTGAGACTCTACCGCAACGACGACACAGTCGACACTATATACATCGTGCTGCACGCGAAACGCAAGGCGACAAAGTCGGCCCGAAGCGGCGGTCATTACGATGGAAATGCCTCGACGCGGAGAAGAGCCAGCCGTAGACACAGTATCGACACCAAGGTGCCGGTTCACCATAAGCAAAGAtcgttcggtatgttcgaaacgCGACGTAACACGCCGGAAACCGCGAGCAGCGAGTCCGAGTTATTGACGGACGCCGTAGATCAGGCGCGATCGCTCACGCTAAAGATCCGCCTGAACCCGATGGATTTCGAGTATTTCACGTCCGTCGTCAGAAGCGACGAGGAACAGAAATGGCAAGCGGCGctttacgagctccctgctcgaCCGGCCAAGAAAACGCCGACGGACTATACGGACGAAAGAATCAAAGATGTTCTAGATGCCAGAATCAGCAACTTCGAGGCCAGTCTGTTGATCATCCAGCTGCTTCAGGGGCTCAGAGAGTACGATACGCCGGCCGAGCAGACACCGGCCGTCCAGGTCCTCAAGTTCGCTTTGGACGCGTTATGGTCCCTTCAGTTTG ACGGCGTCGGTTTGGCCGGCACGGAGTGCGCCACATTGAAAGCAGCGGCTGCAAGACTGATGCTGACAGCGTTGGAGCGAGTGGTCAGAGCGAACGAACCAACCACAGCCGTCATTCACAATGGTTTACTACCCATGACGTTGAGATTGCTCGAGGACGCATGCAGCAAACCGGTGAACGTGTTTTCGCCAGAGGAGGGCTCGTTGCTGCAGGAGTTCATTTTCGGTACCATTTACGGAATCGTTACTTTCCTTTACTGCCTGTTGCACCAGCAAGGAGCCGCTGTCGAAAAGTTGTCCGACTTTCTGGAGCTGTTCCAACTGTTCACCGAGAGCCAGGATGGCAAGCTCGCGGAGAGAACGTTTCTCGCGATCATCGAACTGCCCAGCATAGATCCCGCGAGGTCGATCGTTCGCGCAAGAAAGGTCATTGATATGATAGGCGCTCTGATGAGTGGCTTGAAGTCTGTGCGTCGCGATATTTCGCACGCCGCTCGTTGCAACCGAACCAAGCACAAATCTTGCGTCGACAAGGTCCAGGCCCACCATCATTCGGACGTATTCGGGGCGGTTTACGCTGGACAATCGCAACCCGGTGTCGTTACTAAACAGGCGTGTTGCGTTTCCTCTTTGTTCATGACTCTTGCCAATCTCCTCCGAGAATCTTGTAAATTTGCCAGCGAGATACGGGTCAGGCTAATAAAAGTCTGCACGGCGGCGGGCACTTGTTGCTGCTTTCCGGCCGAAGTACTCATGTCTAGCGTCGTCGTTCTCCTCAAGATGCACGACCCGGCCACCTACGCTCCGGCCGTAATGCTTCTCGAGCGAACGTTTTTCAAAGAGCTCGGTGCATATTCGGAATCCGATTTATGCGATACCTGCGACAGACCTGCAACCTACAGTTGGGATTTTCTAGAGTCGTACGCGGACTTGTTGACTCCGGAAGAACCGAAACTGTGTTACGTCGTGATGGCTCACCTTCTCAAAATAGGGCCCAGCTCCAGATTCCACGTTAGGCGAGAACTGCTCTTGAAAGTCTTCTATCCAACCTTTTTCAAAGCTAAAACCTATTATGCAAACGACACCGGAAGCGCGATAGCGAAGTTTCTCGTTCAGTCGTGTCTGGCCGCGATGACCTGCTTAATTGCGAACGCGCACATATACGATGCGTTTGCGGAAATAAATGGATTGAAGGAAACGCTGGCCTTGCTCTCGAACGCAACTTTTACCAGAAGCGTGTACGCGCTCCTCGAAGTCTCCGTTGTCATCGAGATCTGGAAAACAAATTCCACCAAGTTCGATTCCCAGGGCGCGGATAGACCTGCGCTCAAATCTTTATTCGATTCTCTCGAAAAGGAAACGACCAAGTTATTGCGTGCTATAGACGGTATAGCTAATAACTTTGGCGAAGACCGCGAACGAACAACAAACGATAATCTACAAGAACGTAGTGAAACGGCGGACTCTAATAGCAGTAAAAATTTCTACCTACCGGAAGTattcgataattgcgaaagcgtCGTAACGTCTCTGGAAACCGATAGCGATATAGATGCGAATAAGAAGATGAATTTGCACCAAGCGAGCGCTGCCTGGAGAGCCGCGGCCGGGGTAGCTCTGAGCAGTCCAACGTTTCGCTCAGAATTGTCGTCGCATTCTGTGTCGAACATATCTTTGCAACTTTTCAAAACGTTGGCCGTGTATATCTCTACGGACAGTATTCTCG GTACTAATAAATCAGCGCACAGACTCTTCGAAGCTTTACTCACGTGCTGCTTAACGTCTCCATTGT GTGACTGTGATATAATCATGGAGCTGGGAAGAGCACTGATGGACGTGGGTATAAAGCTGGGTCGTGGACTGGCCGTAATCGTGGAAGCTTTGTTGAAAGTCTCTATGTTAAAACCGGCGCAGGAAGAAACTATTCCGCAGTATACTCGACCCAGA TTACCGACCATGACGTTGGACACGATGCCGGACTGTGCCGCGGACGATAGCAGTACAGGCGAATACGTGACTGCCGACGATGGCTACGAGGCAGACGTCGAAGTACCAGGCAAAAGTCCACGCAGCAACATTGTGAAAAGAAGCAATTCTCTGGGACCGGTAGTTGAGCCAAGAGGTCATGCGAACGCGCACCCAGCCTTGTGTTCGTTGGCAATCGATCTATTGATTCATTTCAGTGAACA AGGTCTGGACGCCGATAGAGGATCTATCGTGACTACCGGTTTAAGAAAAGTTGCAGTTACTTGTAGGGAAAGCGCCTCGACTTGCGCCGCGTTAGCAGGTTCCGGTGTAATCACAAAAATACTAAACGGCTTCGGGGATATATTCGCTAGCAGAGATGCTCAATATCGAG ATTTTCGACACGCTGTTCTAGAAATGTTTACCCTACTAGCGACACAATCTATTTCACCGTCGGAATTAGTCATGTACCTGTCTCTGTTTAAAATCGATGCACCTCCGCTTTTGTCGCTGCTGGAACCACTTTACCATCTCGTCCTTGCTGCACGCCCTCAGCCCAATTTTATCATGTCGTTCCCCGTACTTCCTGGACCACCGAAGGTACTGCCGAAAACTCGAACGGAAGAATTCAAGAACTTGGAGAAAGCTGAAAATCTAGTAAACAACTTCCGGAAGAGACACCTTGCAACCGGAATATGTAGTCCGTGGTCTGTCCACGCAACGTGTCTGCCAGTTGGTTCGGAATTGAGTTGGCCGGTTTGGTTACACGGTTCTTCTGTTTCCATGTGGCTAAGGGTTGAAAGAGGATCGTCTGTTATCAGCAAAGGAACAGTCCTCGGTACATCACCGTTACTCGATTCGGATAACGATAGCTTGTCGGACTGGTGTATTCTATCCGATAATTGGAGTCGCGAAG TCGTAGCAGGTTCGACGTCTCCGCCTACGCCATCATCGATCATTCATTTGATGTCTATCGGACTCGAGTCTTTGGTTCTTGAAACCTGGTTGGACCTTAGATCAG ACAAGCTAATCTTACGGTTAACGCGGCCAGACGACAAAACGAATCGAACGGTCTCCGAAACATCGATAACTGATATGCTTCCTTCTGGCCGATGGCATCATTTGGCATTGAACTTCAAGGATACCGTTTTAAAGAAACGCAGCGCCGTGGTCGAGGTTGTCCTTTGGGTAGACGGCTGGAAAGAAATCACTGCAATATTGCCATTCAACGGCCTGTTGGTGAGAAAACCTGGAACTACATGTGTATTGTTAGGACAGGTCGGCTCATCGAGTAGTATTGGTGCCTGGTATCTCGGGAACTTAATGGTATTCAG ATGCCCAGTATTTACGAAAGAGAGAGCATTATACCTGGCGAGTCTTGGACCTAATTACACTAATCTTGCGGAATGTATCTTAAACACGGACAAACCCGATTTTGCACCATTGATTGCATCTGGAGCGTTGGAGGGTATACGAGAAGTACGATTCG AGGGAGGAAAGTTTGATACGAACCGGAGGAAGTCGTACGGCGGAACATATTTAAGACACGCCGTAGAGACTAAGGTATCCGACGCTAAAATCGATTGGGACGCGGTCATGGATGCTACAAATTCACACCTAAGTGAACTGCAAAATAATTTACTTCTCAGTTACGAGGCACAAAATCCTAATATCGTTCATTTGTATCCTCAAGCTATCGCGAATCCAGCTG CCGTGGTAAGAAATATGTTTCCGGGTCAACCAGGTTTTAGGGTTGTCTCCGCACCGGAGCACAGAGTCACGCAGCAACCTCCTATGTCGGTAGCTCCGATATTGTCCGTTCGGTTGGACTATCAACAGTACAGAGGACTGATACCCGCTGCAACCTTAATTGGCGGAGTGCCCATATTTCTATACCTTTTTGCAAGG GTAGTCGAATTGAACTCCACCGAGGAAGAGCAAGCGTTAGCTCTTTCGATAGTTCTGCACTTAATACGGAGCGATTCTGAGCTATTAAATCAGTATCGATCAGAAGGCGGAACCGCattaatcctacgcgttttagaATCGTCACGATGTCACGCAGGTAGACATATACTAAAAGCAATCTTAGACGCGGCTTGTGACAGTTCGATCCTAATAAAAGATATTGGCAGCGGCAATCATTTGGTCTCGCAAAATTGCGAAGCTGTCATTACGGATCCCGAACTGATCAAAGGTGCGCTTACCGCGTGGAGAACGTGGGCTAAATACGACACGTTGAATTTGTTATTGCAAGCGTTGTTATTACTATTAAGAGACCAACATTCGCAGCGCGAATTTAACGCCGCTCAACTAAACAGAGCAGAAATCGTCGACACAATTCTGACATTGTGCAAG GAGCATTTCATGTACGAGGAATTAGGTGCCGTACTTGATTCCTCAACAGGAACAGCCGTGGTCGAGTTAATAAGGGCGTTGATGGGTGCTCCTCCAGAGTTTGCTCATCTTGTGGCAATCACTGATTATTTAGTTCTCGTACATCAAGCGTCGGAAACATACATCACGCATTCGAggcataatatatattttttattaccatCTCTTGGAGAGAAAAAGGTAAAGATTAACTCCATGGCAACTATCAGTTCTTCGGAGGAATCAGTAGGAACTTTAGAAAATAGTAAATTAAGCAAAGGTTTAACGAACATGCAG ATTCAAAGAAATAAAATGTCAAAGAGAAAAGAGCGTCGAAACAGTCCGATTCAAGATACCAGCGCCGGAGAAGATTCTGGAATTGCGGCTAGCGATGGATCTAATCCTCACAGTAAC GAAAAGCAATGTACGTGGATGGATGAAAGAAGGGCCTGTCAAGGTCTGGTTTGCGAAGGTCTTTTGTTGTTGCTTCGGGATGCTGTCAGAGTATTACCTGATAGTCAAGTTGGATTGGTACTGAAACACGTTTTAAGAGCTGAACTTTTACTTGTATTGGCGAACAATCCTGACGCCAGAGTCCGTACCGCGTTAATTAAG GTCGTACAGACGTATTTACAACGCGCTAGCGACGAAGAAGTGAACAAATTTATAAAGCAAAAATACTTCATGCATCTAGCGAATCAAATAGCATTGTATCCCGGAAGTGAGCCGCTTGTAGTCGCTTTAGAAAACCTTGCTTTGAGAGGACCGACGCTAGCCGCGATGCCACCGTTAATGGCCATGATTGCAAAAGCAGCAGCCACCGAGCCAAACGTGGCTATGCCAATAGTGTCATTTATCACCGACATAATCGCAAAG AATCCCAATGCTTTGAGGATGCTTTTAGAGCAAGGGTTGATCGAATCGCTAGTTCAAGCATTAGTCGGTGGTGCTCACAAAGGCGGTTCTACCTCCCTTTATCGAGATATCCATGTGCTACTCGTAGCCATTGCCACGAAACTCTTAGAATCTCTAGGAAATCATCAAATGCAAGCTATCCTAGATATGCATCTGATACTGAATCATGtggaattaaaagaaaaatctgaCTGTACTAAAAACAGAGCTTGCGTGTCCGTCGTAAGGAACGCACAAGTTGCCCTCTTTGACGGCGAACTCGATGTGCTCGCGGCAAAAGTCTCTAATCAATCGGGTTTCCGGTTACGTAGTACGGCATCGTACCTTGCTTCAACGTATCACATAACCTCag TCTTCATAACCTCCAGCGATCAAAGTGACCATGGCTCTCGATCATCCAGCTTCACAAGTCTTCACGCGCCAACTGTTGCAACGTTACGCGAACCAGGGAAAGGAGAACTGCTCGAACGGTTCCGCATTATTCTAACGCGTGCCGTTGACTTCATAACGGCAGCCGATGAACCGCCGTCAGGAAACGAGCTACAACTGACTAAAAGATTATTCTCAATTCTGTTGCACGGTCTTTGTAATCCGCTGGAAAAGAAAAATCATTGGAGCAGCGGATGGTTGACGAGACACGCTCTCAGAAAATACACGGCCAAGATAATGATGTGGTTACTCGGACCGCATCAGAGCAACAGTACTAGGATTTTTGCCATCAGGTCGCTCATGGAAGAGCCGAAAGCTGATAAAATATTATCTTCGATTCTGGAAGTTCATCCACAAGTAGAACAGAAATTTACCGTGTTCTTTTGGGATCTCTTGCAAAAACGAGTGGAGATGCCTAGCGCCGATGCGAGATTGTGCGCTGAGCTGAGAGAAGCGCTAAATGTATGGGACTTGGCGAAAGGTATAGATCAAGCTAGATCAATCGGGATATGGAACGAAGAGCTAGCATTGTTGAAACGCGAATTAATGAGAGATCGCGACATATGGATCGATAATAACCTTCCAGCTATTCAAAGGATCGGCAACAGATTCGACGTTCTCTCTAAACAATTAACGGAAAGTGCCATGACTATAACGCAGACAGTTGTGGAGGAACAGAATCAAGAACGCAAAGTATTAATGGaaagactgaaacattcgaggGCGATGGAAGCTCAAGCAATCGCTAAATGGAGGGATTTGGCGCGACGTTTAACGCACGAGAGAGCGCCCTGGCATTTTCCGAAAAGTTACCCGCGAAGTTGGGAGTTGGATCCAACGGAAGGACCTGCAAGAGTCAGAATACGATTGCAACGATGCCACTTGAACATCGATAAGAGATTCTTTATGGCAGATTGTCAAAATAAATTGGATGCAGCGGAAATCGAGGGGCCGTTGTCTTATTTATTCATGACCAATCGGCAAGATACAAATGCTACAGCCTTGATCGAGCGATTGCACACCAGCGAAAGAATACGTAAAATGTCTCAAGCCAAAGTGGTTACGCCTAGAGCTGAACTAGCTGGTGAAGTTCTTATCGGTGAAACCTGCCTATACTTTGTACCTGACAATCCGGACGTACCATTGCACACGGACATAGCTTTGGGTGGACTGGATTTGGCTATGGTGGGTGGAACAGCATGGCGTCTTGATGATATACGAGAATTGCACAAAAGGAGGTACCAATTGCAAGAGAGAGCcatcgaaatatttttaattacggGAAGAACTTATTTATTGGCGTTTAACTCGTCCAAGGAGAGAGACGAGTTCGTAACGGAATTGTCTGCTTGCAATTTACCGAGACGAGTGCCGGGGGATGATTTAAGCGAAGCCATCATGTTATGGCGAAGCGGAGCTTTAACAAATTGGGAATACATAACTTGTTTGAACAAATTAGCCGGCCGTTCGTACAACGATTTAATGCAGTATCCAGTGTTTCCGTTTGTCTTGGCAGATTACACGAGTGAAAAAATCGATTTGAACAATCCGCAGATTTATCGAAATTTCAAACGTCCTATGGCTGTACAGGATAAAAAGAACGAACAGCACTACATAAACAATTATAACTACCTTAAACAAGCTTTATCGGAAGGACTGAATTTAATCGCTTTAAATCAAGAGCCGTTTCACTATGGGTCGCATTACAGTAATTCTGGAACGGTGTTGCATTTTTTGGTACGATTACCACCGTTCACTAGTATGTTTCTCTGTTATCAAGACGATAATTTTGATATTCCCGATCGAACGTTCCACGCACTGGCTACAACATGGAGGTTAACCAGTTGCGACTCAACGACAGACGTGAAAGAATTAATTCCCGAGTTTTTCTATTTGCCTGAATTTTTACTGAACTCCGAAGGATTTAATTTcggtgtacggcaaaacggtaaTCGAGTAGGAGACGTTGAATTACCAAAATGGTGCGGAGGTGACGCAAGACTTTTCATTCTTGCTCATAGAGCAGCGTTAGAAGCAGATCTCGTTAGGGAAGATCTACCATATTGGATCGATCTGGTGTTTGGATTTAGACAAACGGGAAGGCCCGCGGTAGAAGCTATAAATGTTTTTCATCCAGCC ACCTACTATGGTTTTAACGTAGAACAAATCGCGGATCCTTTAGAACGTCAAGCTTGGGAAACGATGGTACGAACGTATGGCCAAACACCGGCACAGTTATTTAGAGCTGCTCATCCACTGCAAATCCAAAACTTTGGCAACATGTCGCATTCCTCGTTACCGCAAGTTATCGAAGGTGTAGACG GCATAAAATGGGGAAACTACGTTGGCGCGCCGGGAAATGAACCTGTTTTATGTTGGAAACACAAACATAGGGCACCATTGACATGCTTGATTCCTTTAATAACTGGTGATGTTTTTGGATTACCCAACTACACTACTCTATTGCTTGGCTATACAAAAGAGAAGG gcgcgagtatgttaagtggAACATCTGTATTGGGAGCTGCTCTAGTGTCGTGGGGAGGTACAGATGGAATTGCAAGATTGAAATGTAAAAAAGAACAACCGCCGAAACCGTTGATTAaatcttcgggtttggatcca ATTACTATTTTAGGTTCGTCTCCAGATTGTGGACAACTCTGGGCAGGCCACTTATCTGGTAGAATCACAGTGTATGCATACACCGTTGTAACGAGCAAAATTGATTTCAATTCAGTGCCGGCATGCGTGCTTTTAGCTCATAGAAGTAGAATAACGATAATATCTCTTTCACGGGCATTTAGTATAGCCGTTACGGGCGATTCAAGTGGCAATATCGTTATTTGGGATTTAAACAG TTTAACGTACGTGAGATCGATATCCTGTGATCAGAATTATCCTATTCGCTTATTGGCGATTAGCGAAACTCTCGGAGATATAGCGGTTACTTACGACACTTCTAAGACGATCGAAAACACGTCATCGTCCAGTCAGTCTGAACTTAAAGTATTTACCATAAATGCAAGGGCGGTTGGATCTGTTTTATCTAAGAGAAGAATAACAGCTCTTTGTTACGGCAATGCGCCCGAAGGAATTTCCGTAAACGTTATTGCAACAGGATTAGATAATGGAGTTATAAGATTGTGGAGCAGTTGGGATTTAAGATTAGTTAGAGAAATTGTGAATAGTACTAAAGGATGTGGAGCAGTAATTGCAATCGCGTGGGCAGTCGATCAACATCATCTCTATGCAGTAACTGAAGATTTTACTGTTCTTATATGGGAAGGATCAAAACGTTTAAGCAACGGTACACCAAAATTCGTTAACTTAACATCACTCTAA